One Mycobacterium sp. SMC-4 DNA window includes the following coding sequences:
- a CDS encoding PLP-dependent cysteine synthase family protein — MNPALPIRHARTSHTRSAQPQRGRNERPATMVGQTPVLRIGAPFTSEERGFWAKLEGFNPGGMKDRPALHMVERARSRGALTPGARIVESTSGTLGLGLALAGTVYGHPVTLVTDPGMEPIIQNMLAAFGADIELVTEPHPQGGWQQARRDRVQKILATDPRAWHPDQYSNPDNVEAYRGLALELNEQLGAVDVLVCSVGTGGHSAGVARVLREFNPQLRLIGVDTVGSTIFGQPAASRLMRGLGSSIYPGNVDYQAFNEVHWVAPAESVWACRTLAATHYASGGWSVGAVALVAGWVARNSPAGATVAAIFPDGPQRYFDTIYNDDYCRAHGLLDAAPPRHPATIEDPMTQTVTAWTRCTTVVDPTEVQSR; from the coding sequence ATGAATCCTGCCCTGCCAATCCGCCATGCACGCACTTCCCACACCCGATCGGCACAGCCACAACGCGGCCGCAACGAGCGGCCGGCCACCATGGTCGGCCAGACCCCTGTCTTGAGAATCGGCGCACCGTTCACGTCAGAAGAGCGGGGCTTTTGGGCCAAACTCGAAGGCTTCAACCCGGGAGGAATGAAAGACCGACCCGCGCTACACATGGTCGAACGCGCCCGCTCCCGCGGGGCACTTACCCCCGGCGCCCGCATCGTTGAATCCACCAGCGGGACGCTGGGATTGGGTCTCGCACTAGCCGGAACGGTCTACGGGCACCCCGTCACCTTGGTCACCGACCCCGGGATGGAGCCGATCATTCAGAATATGCTCGCCGCATTCGGCGCCGACATCGAATTGGTCACTGAACCGCACCCACAGGGAGGCTGGCAGCAGGCTCGCCGTGACCGCGTGCAGAAGATCTTGGCCACCGACCCGCGCGCGTGGCATCCCGATCAATACAGCAACCCCGATAACGTCGAGGCCTACCGCGGGCTCGCGTTGGAACTGAACGAACAACTCGGCGCCGTTGATGTCCTGGTGTGCTCGGTGGGCACCGGAGGCCACTCGGCCGGCGTCGCACGCGTCCTCCGAGAATTTAACCCGCAGCTGCGGCTGATCGGCGTCGACACGGTGGGCTCGACGATCTTCGGCCAGCCCGCGGCTTCTCGGCTCATGCGAGGCCTGGGCTCGAGCATCTATCCCGGCAACGTCGACTACCAAGCGTTCAACGAAGTGCATTGGGTTGCCCCCGCGGAGTCGGTGTGGGCATGCCGCACCCTGGCGGCCACCCACTACGCCAGTGGCGGCTGGAGCGTCGGTGCGGTCGCCCTAGTTGCAGGCTGGGTCGCACGCAATAGCCCTGCCGGAGCCACTGTCGCAGCGATCTTCCCGGACGGCCCGCAACGCTACTTCGACACCATCTACAACGACGACTACTGCCGCGCCCACGGCCTGCTCGACGCAGCGCCCCCGAGGCATCCCGCCACCATTGAGGACCCGATGACCCAGACAGTCACGGCGTGGACGCGATGCACCACCGTTGTCGACCCCACCGAGGTGCAGTCACGATGA
- a CDS encoding MFS transporter yields the protein MTLLSAFRSFGWPSRMLMINQFGINLGFYMLMPYLAGYLAGPLGLAAWAIGLVLGVRNFSQQGMFLIGGTLADRLGYKPLIVCGCVLRTAGFGLLVFAESLPAVLIASAATGFAGALFNPAVRAYLAADAGPRRVEAFAVFNVFYQAGILAGPLVGLALMFVDFRMTAAAAAVVFAALTVAQLFALPHRAAGTPDEKTSVLQDWRTVAANRSFLLFAAAMIGSYVLSFQVYLALPLQARDLFPRNDSVVTAMIFLVSGLVAVLGQMRITRWFAHRWGAGRSLVIGMLILAASFLPLIVLPDDTRAGRVAAATALLVATAVLAVGSAAVFPFEMDTVVSLANNRLIGTHYGFYNTIVGVGILVGNLATGSLMQAARDLGQPWLLWVLLSAIGLASAAALFRLDRRGRLQPEQLTSSAQTPR from the coding sequence ATGACCCTGCTGTCAGCCTTCCGCAGCTTTGGTTGGCCCAGCCGGATGCTGATGATCAACCAATTCGGCATCAACCTGGGCTTTTACATGCTCATGCCTTACCTGGCCGGCTACCTCGCCGGCCCGTTGGGGCTGGCCGCGTGGGCCATCGGCCTGGTGCTGGGTGTACGTAACTTCTCCCAGCAAGGCATGTTTCTCATCGGCGGCACTCTGGCAGACCGGCTGGGCTACAAACCGCTCATCGTCTGCGGATGTGTCCTCCGGACAGCAGGATTCGGCCTGCTCGTCTTCGCTGAATCGCTACCGGCGGTTCTGATCGCCTCGGCAGCAACCGGCTTCGCCGGCGCCCTGTTCAATCCTGCGGTGCGCGCCTATCTGGCGGCCGACGCGGGCCCACGGCGCGTGGAAGCCTTCGCGGTATTCAACGTGTTCTATCAGGCGGGCATTCTGGCCGGACCCCTTGTCGGGCTGGCCTTGATGTTCGTCGATTTCCGAATGACAGCTGCCGCCGCAGCGGTGGTGTTCGCTGCGCTGACCGTGGCCCAACTCTTCGCATTGCCCCACCGCGCCGCGGGGACACCTGACGAGAAAACATCGGTGCTGCAGGACTGGCGAACAGTCGCGGCCAACCGCTCCTTTCTGCTCTTCGCCGCGGCCATGATCGGGTCGTATGTCTTGTCATTCCAGGTCTATCTGGCATTGCCGCTTCAGGCGCGAGACCTGTTTCCGCGCAACGATTCCGTTGTCACCGCCATGATCTTCCTGGTCTCGGGTCTGGTTGCCGTCCTCGGCCAGATGCGGATCACACGATGGTTCGCCCACCGCTGGGGCGCCGGCCGCTCCCTGGTGATCGGCATGCTGATCCTCGCGGCGTCGTTTTTGCCGCTGATCGTGCTGCCCGATGACACCAGGGCAGGCAGAGTCGCCGCCGCGACCGCGCTACTCGTCGCCACGGCGGTGCTGGCGGTCGGGTCGGCGGCCGTCTTCCCGTTCGAGATGGACACCGTCGTCTCATTGGCCAACAACCGTCTCATCGGAACGCACTACGGCTTCTACAACACCATCGTCGGAGTCGGCATTCTTGTCGGCAATCTGGCCACCGGCTCGCTGATGCAGGCCGCCCGAGATCTCGGACAACCCTGGCTGCTGTGGGTTCTGCTGTCGGCAATCGGGCTGGCCTCCGCCGCGGCCTTGTTCCGGCTGGACCGACGGGGCCGACTTCAACCCGAACAGCTGACATCCTCCGCGCAAACCCCCCGCTGA